tgttttttgtttaaattaaaatatttaaaaaaataaaataaaattgcgtTGGCAATTTTTATGTTGTGGTTAAACGTTTACTGGCGTATTCTTGTAGCTTTTGTAGAGCCAGTGTTTTATTGATTTCAACTAAATCGCGACTATATTTGGCGGCCTGTAATTGCACTTCGAGTATGCGCATGCGCATCATATGTTCTTTATTTTGCATTTCCATAAAGGCTCTCAATTCGGGTGAACTGTCCATAGAGGAGGTTTtcatgttattattgttattattattgttattgtgcaAAGAGCTAAGGGAGGGGGCAGAGGTTAGGCAAGTGTTTGAATTATTATTAGGATTTTCATCTAAATCTCCGCTTATAGAAGACGCTCCATTGCCATTGGAAATCGAGGAGGTTCTGGGTCTTTTGGCGGGCATCATTTGTTCATCAGAgtcctgttgttgttgttgttgttgctgctgttgctgctgttgttgctgctgctgttgagcCGCTGcagcaaaattattttgtaaagctGCTGCAGCCGCTGCAGCTGCTGAAGGAAATTGACCACTACGCAGGGCATTTAAAGCTTCCAAAGTGGCCGatatattattcatattaaaaccTGGTTGAAAACCCGATAAATCATTACCACCCTGAGGCAAATAAGCAGCATTACCACCGGCAGCAGCATTATTATCCTCATTTGTAGAAAGATTTGTAGGACTATGCATACTAGAACGATCTAAATCCGAATGTGTCATACGATGTGGTGGAGGTGaataactatttaatttatCTCCCTCCAAATAGGTATCATTTAATGTCTCATTAGTTTCCTCCTTAATGTCAACATCACACAAGTCCTGGGGCGGAGTACGGCTGCTACTTTTTAGATAAAAGAGAAAACGAAAaaatgaatattattaaaaatttcccaccaaaaaaactataaacaacttACTCGTCCATATCATGATCATCCTCATTATTATGATCCTCTTCACGATATTCGAAATCCTCCTCTAAAGCCAAGGGTATCTTTGAATAGTCTATGCCATCTAAAGCTTCCGATTTGCACACTTTCTTAGCCTCTTGCATGAATTCCCAAACTTCAAAGGTAAAAGGTGAGGGCTTTTTACGATCGGCCACTTCGGGTCCGAAACGGGTTAAACGATTATTGTAGTCCAATATTTCATTACGAGTACAGGCTTTaaggaaaaatgttttattaatatttattcattctttaatattcatctttAATTTACTTACCTTTCATGCGTCGCCATTGTTCTTTTAAACGATTGCACGTACGATCTGTGCCaaattgatttgaaaatttttgatgtaTTATCTTCCAGGCTTTATTTTTAACAGCCGTTAGTCCAGCATCTAGTCTTTTATTCTCGATTATTCTCATGTCTTTGCGACACAAGTCGAGTAAAAATTTCTTCTCTTGATGATTCCAATTTTGGGTGCGTTCacgttttttatacatattcatTGCTGGACTATTTAAATATTGTGACATTTCTGTATGGAGAAGAAGAAGATGAAATGATCATTAACCATGTTATTTAGTTATAGTTTAGATATAGTtgtgtactagttctgttctagttctgttttagttctgttctagttctgttccagttctgttctagttctgttctagttctgttctagttctgttctagttctgttctagttctgNNNNNNNNNNNNNNNNNNNNNNNNNNNNNNNNNNNNNNNNNNNNNNNNNNNNNNNNNNNNNNNNNNNNNNNNNNNNNNNNNNNNNNNNNNNNNNNNNNNNaactagaacagaactagaacagaactagaacagaactagaacagaactagaacagaactagaacagaactggaacagaactagaacagaactagaactgaactagaacaagaactgaactagaacaagaactgaactagaacaagaactgaactagaacaagaactgaactagaacaagatttgaactagaactgaactaaaattgaactagaacggaactaaaactgaactagaactgaactagaactaaacaagaactaaactagaactgaactagaactgaactacaaaagaactaaaactgagctgagctacaactgaactaaaactcaagtacaactaaactagaattgaactagaactgaaatagaactgaacttctagaattagaactaaactagaactgaactagaactgaaatagaactgaactagaactgaactagaactgaactagaactgaactagaactgaactagaactgaactagaactgaactagaactgaactagaactgaactagaactgaactagaactgaactagaactgaactagaactgaactagaactgaactagaactgaactagaactgaactagaactgaactagaactgaactagaactaaactagaacagaactataactgaactagaactgaactacaaccgaactagaattgaaatagaaccgAGTAATATCAAGTGAAAACTTTGTGATCGAAGCAAAACATAttctaaaatgatttttttattataattttaaaaaaataattatatttattaaatttttttcttatttttcttaaaattccttttaattttaataacattattattattattgacatGTGCGAGTATAAAtccacaaaaatttgttttatttgaaaagaaacattCTGTAACCCCATTAATTTAATTGATggagttaaaagaaaaataatactttattttttttatacataaattttataatggaccctcttttctcaaaaaaaaaaaaacaatatgtgtttatttgtttttgattttcaaaaagagcatttgttttcgaaaaaaaaattatacgacCAACGACTCCACTTAAATCAGACACACAGAGAAAATATGCACAAATCTATATAAGTATTCATTTAAGTGAAGTGATTATGATTATTTTGATTGCTTAATTTTTTCAGACATTCAGACATTTCCAattccattcattcattcatcttGTTGTTTTggcatttaatttgaaattaaaatttccaaagaaatttttaataattttttgttaaaaggggTATAAAGAGCACGGGGAAAGGGATGAGGAAATGCCTTTTTAAAAGCagatgaagaaaaaattttaaatattattaaaatcacaCCATTTACTTAATGGTACTTgctaaggaaaaaaataaaaaaacaatatctgATATAGATATAGAAATATGccgacattttttttaaagtaaaataaaggcGTAGTTGAAAACACAAGGGGAAAGGAGAAGGGTATAAGTTTCTTTCCATATAAATTCTTTCAAAATGCTGCTAACTTGCTACTATTGTCATTTGAAATTTCAGTATCTCCCCCTTTTTAAAATATCTCTACTACCTCTCTGTCGGCACTTAAACtttaaacacacaaacaaacattttaattaaggagtgtattttacatattcataacacaaatctttaaaagaaccacaaaaaatatattgatctttttgttcaatttttatttttttttgacaagccaataatctatataaaattaaacccaaaaacaaacatttttgttatttgaaatgTCCACCATTTTgtgtgatattaaaaaaatttcaaatattttcacatttactaataatttaattcctccattttttaaataaaatttataaaatgtaacaTCATCATCCTGTTTGTTTATTAAAGGTCAttgtttcttaaattattttttttaacaaaattttgggaattttttaatattttacgttttaataaaatatattaaaaattttttataataatgcatgaattaaataatttattttaaaatgtgttatttttttaatttttaaataattaattgggAATTTCGTTTATTTACAGGTTAATAAACAATATTCGGCCACCGATCTGGAGGCATTTATGAAATTGGCTGCCAATTGGCAATCAACAAATCACAATTTATTGGAGGGTGTAGACATAAAACAAGGtgagtaaaatgaaaaatttggaACTTTCATATTGATTTATAATAGAACTTAAATAGAATAGAGTTGGAAccgaattaaaacagaactagaggaTTAGCAtttaactagaacaaaacattCATATTGATCtaaaactaaacagaactagaacggaactagaacagaactagaacagaactagaacagaacttgaacagaacagaacagaactagaacagaactagaacagaactagaacagaactagaacagaactagaacagaactagaacagaactagaacagaactagaacagagctagaacagaactagaNNNNNNNNNNNNNNNNNNNNNNNNNNNNNNNNNNNNNNNNNNNNNNNNNNNNNNNNNNNNNNNNNNNNNNNNNNNNNNNNNNNNNNNNNNNNNNNNNNNNctagttctgttctagttctgttctagttctgttctagttctgttctagttctgttttagttctgttctagttctgttctagttcttttctagttctgttctagttctattctagttctattctagttctattctagttctattctagttctattctagttctgttctacttctgttctagttctattctcgttctgttctagttttgttcctcTTGATCCTTTTACCTTGATCCGAACCTGTTCTCACAGGTGAAACAGCGTTGTGATCAAGGCATTTTAAATTcctaaatttgaataaaataaagtttaaaatgaaaacttcCTTAAGAATTAGCAATCGCGATCACTTTTTTTActctaaacattttattaaagatcttatttatataaattatttaattattttaattattgtaataaatctATAACATGTttctacaaacaaacaaaataaattattttaaaaggcGCCCATAATATCACtcaagatattaaaaaaaacgatcATAAAACAACAGAGATCTACAACATCAAAAGAATTTCCACACAATAACTTCAGACAAATTGAGTGAGtgagtataaaaaaaaatacttaaagatCGAATAAATCGATGTACACATGAGAGTAGTATGTGTCACAATTAAGATCTCTGTTATAACCGAATCCCTTTATTCatcttatatatatagatatgttcaatatgttttcattaaatggatactaaagctttaaaaatatacaaaatatatatataagtattaGAATGTTTGTGTAGTTGTAGATCAGAAAAAGTATTTAGTAATTTATCTAATACCGCTTTGCCGCCTGTATTATATCattgaaatgtattaaaatacattaatatttttaatagaagacATATTGTAGAGATATAAGAAGATACAGATACATCCACAAATATAGATATTTCCATACAAATAGAGGAATTGTTTGTAATCGTTTGtgtatttattgttaatatcaTTTCTTCTGGTTTAATaattacgattttttttgtttcgttttattcttaagtatttttaatttttctgaaaaaaaaaataaactttgtgaaatcataaaagtaaaacacattaagatttttttgaaaagatatagattgtttttaggttttgttttttttctgttaattttgCCAATAACAAACAATAGTTTCTATTTTATTGTAGGCGTTAGTTAgatatttgttatattgtaaaaattatttaaaaataatgatcgttttttttcattttttaagaaactagTTTTTAACTTTATAGTTTGATAatggataatgtatgaaataattaGGGTCAATAAACCAATTGTTATTGTCATTTTGGTATAAAATAGTTACAGAAGGGTTTAACAACTATCAACTAAACGATATGTTTGCGATCAATTTTAAACGGTGTGAGATATAAGGAATATTCATAATGTGATCAAGTAATCTTAATGCCAGTATCCCACTTCCAAAGACTTCTTAAAGACGACAACAAATTCAACTTAAAGTTATAGATTTAGAAATActcacaaaagttttttttgtcaaaatcaAATCGGTTCAAATCATGATCTTTTAGAAGAGTTAACCAGACGGACGAACAAATTCTAGACGATAAATTTGCGATCTTTGTGATAAGTCGCTTTAAATCGGAAATCAAATTAAACTCAAGATGATAGTGctacaattttttgtaaaaaaatcgaatGGTTCAACATCTTGACCTTAAAGAAGAGTCAACCTGACAACGAAAATCTTCAGAAATATGAAGAAAAGTCAGTATTTAAGCAAGTGATCGATGATCTTAAAGAGAAAATGAAAATCTTTAGAAATTTGGTCGATATCTAATCAAGTGATCGATGAACTTTGAAAGTACTTTAATACAGTTTCCGAAGGGATCGTATTTaatgaaatctataaaaaaaaataaattcctcaGTAATCACGATCACTTTAAAGCacttttaaacagaaaaatattaagcaaaatatATAGAGAAAAGTCTAAATCAGATTTAGCGATCCTCTAGAATGTTGCCGAAAGACTCGTAGCGAAACAGATCAAACGATCTTGATGCCGTGATAGCGATCGTAATCAAATTTGTACATCAAATAAAATGATCGtacaaaaaagataaatttaaatgatcATGATTACTTTGAAAGGACTTTTAAAATCTGAACCTTTAAGCTTTAGCAAAATATATCTGCAAAAATATATCTGAATCTGATCTACTGATCTTCTATAATGTTGACAAAAGACTCGTCGCAAAACAAATCAATCGATCTTGATGCGGTGACAGCGATCATTTAATAACTTATTTATGATCGTGATCAATTTTGTAAATCAAATATAAGTATCGtacaaaaaagataatttttaatgatcGTGATTACTTTAAAAGGACTTATAAAAGCTTTTGCAAAATATATCTTAATGTGATCTACCGATGCTCTATGATGTCGCCGAAAGACAACCTTATCGTTTTAAAACTTCTTTAAGATCGTGAACAAATTTGTACATCAAATGAAAGAATCGtacaaaaaagagaaatttaagtGATCGTGATTACTTTGAAAGGATCTGATCTTGCGATCCTTGATGGTGTCATTGCGATCACTTAAAAACTTCTTTAAGATCGTAATCAATTTGAtagtgtaaacaaataaaattattgaacttATGTTTCTTGATCAATATGAAAGAACTTTAAAATAGACTTCTTTCTATAAGTTTCCGAATCGATCATTATAGTAACCATTTTTAGTtagagtttttaatataaatttaaattgtatttattacgATCACTAAAAGAACAGTTTTTAAAgaacgttttaaaaaattactaaaatttgttaaaacatttcCTATGGTCTTAGAAAGTTAATGATCTCTTAAAGGTTATGTTTAACTTTACAATTGAAATTCTTGTTACCAACCAACGTACTTGTCCAACACAAACCGTTACACCAACTAACTTTCTaactgtacaaaaaaaaaaaaaggatacaaaaagtttttcatagaaaactttgCGCAAAAGTTGTaaggaaaaactttttctttttgttttatttccttcTTTATTTGAACTTTTATTTCACTTGAAACAATAACACTACAGCAATCGTAAGAAAAACAATGTATGCATGGTTGAGCATGGCCGACTTAGATCTTCAAGTAAATTTTTAGAAGTGGAgtttgtatggtggctagggttaaatgaggccACATCATTATCGATAGTGTCATTAagacttttatataaaactaaaagttttgCCGATATTTTTtgacatatgtacatttaacataattatgagcacaaaagctctattcgggggtatgtttgtatgggggctcgGGAAATAATCTACTTTTATACCATtccaattttcattaaattatcttaataATTAAGAGCTATAGCGTACGCACaagtttaacttaaatataGACAAACGGGTGGAAGGACTGGCATTGTTAAATCGGGGGGTACGTTTGTACAGGGGCTCGGCGAAATAATCTTCTTTTATAACCATTTCCATTTTTCATTAAGTTATCATGAAAATTAAGACCTAAAGCGTGAGCACAAGCTTTACACAAACTCCCAGACATATAAACGAGGGGAAAAGCGGATAAAGTTAAATCGGGGGTACGTTTGTATGGGGGGCTAGTTGAAATTATGGtctgattttaattatttccaaatttcacaaaattatcttgaaaaatcTGTGGCGTTGGTTGGTTAACTGCACGCGGTCTGTAAAGTAGATTTGCAAAGACTCCGTTTTCATCGGACCACACCGGACTCGTCAGATGTAGTATTTATAGCATAGATGCAGCCTGTAGCTTTAAGAAATCTGAAAATATCATTAAGTCTAGATCCAGATATCTCAGCAAGGAAGCGGTTTCTCTTTACGGCCAGAGCAGGGCATTCACATAGGAGAAGGAAGACCGTTTCTTCTTTTCCCTGTCTTTGCGAAAGTGATCGTTGTAAGAGAGCTCAAGCCGACTTAAATGTCTGCAATAAGCCTCTATATGTCGTGCATACTTCGGTTTATAAGGTATCTTGGGAGTTTTTCATTGATAGAGGGCCACAATAGCTTTATATGCGTCTATGTTATTCCACCTATTTTCagccttttgaagaaagaatcttAGGATACTGATCTTGATAAAACCTAAAGGAGTTCTACTGAAAAGGCGTTGGAGATTTCAAAAGTAGATCCTGTTCTGGCAAGCTCATCTGCCTATTCATTCCATAGTAGTCCCTATGCGCAGGAACCCAAAACAAGGTTAATGTCGGACAAGAGAACTAGCGTTGTTATTGTCTAACTAATAAGGAAGAGGTAGCATAAGAGTTTAGTGAAAAAAGTGGCgcttgactattgactaaaaAAATCTGAGGATACTGCTCTTGATAAAACCTAACGGAGTTGCTACTAAAAAGGCGTTGGATATATCAAGAGTAGATCCTGTTCTGGGAAGCTTATCTACCTGCTCATTGCCATAGTAGTCCCTATGCGCAGCAACCCAAACAAGAGTAATGTCGGATAGTAGAACTAGCGTTGACAGATCCTTCTTGCCTTGTCTGACTAATAGGGACGACGTAGTATAAGAGTTTAGGGACGACGTAGTATAAGAGTGCTTGACTATCGGCAAAAAGAATCTGAGGATACTGCTCTTGATAAAACCTAACGGAGTTGCTACTGAAAAGGCGTCTTATATATGCCAGACAGGAGATCCAGTCTTAATAGATCCTTCAAGCATTGTCTACAATCTGTAGGATATGCACAAGCTTTTCATAAACACCCAGACAGACAAACTGGGGGaaggacagacatagctaaatcgattctgATACGATTGTTATACTTGAAGATGGATATagataggaccaatatttttgtctgTTACAAACCTTACCACAAACGTAtatagtgttgtagggtattGATATATAAAGGCAAATGAACTTTGTATTTGAATTCaaatgtattaataaaatattaattttcagccattattcaaaactaaaattttcttacGAAAACTACAATTGTGaggataaaatttattattagaaCTCCAAATAaagttacaaaataattttctttagcaGCCAGACAAATGAATAGAAACTTtggaataataattaaaaaaacaacaaaaaatgtaaaataataaattgtcgtaaattgttaaaaaaaagaagttaaGCAACTCTTTCATTCTTCTTAAGTACTCGTTACTACTTGAAACTATATACTTGATGTGGGTTAcactttttttgagaaatatttttttatagttttttttttaattttaaaataatttcaatcgtcatttgttattgttttcttttttctttttttcttctttaatttaatttctaaaaacaacaactataaatatgatttcttataaaattatgGGTTGGTTcaattttaatggttttaatcataaactttattattattttttgttttcttctctaCTTTTCTAATagacaaatatataaatgaaaaagaaatgtaggaaatatagaaaaaaaattataaagatttaaatatgcTTTCATTTAAAGCAgtctacaaaaaaaacaacaacaacaaaaaatacaaagaaaaaaattattggatTTATTATCGAGTGAGGGAGTGAGTATTGTTTGTACTTTCAAGAGTGAAATGTTATATGAACTCTTTATAAATCATTCAAATGAAAGTATTGGACTCAAAAAAAGGGTTTAAATTAAGATTtgaatataaaagtttatataaaatataaaaatgaggaaaaagaaaaataaacaaaagaacaaaactTAACACCCTACCACCTCCCCCAAACACTTGAGCTGCTTTCCCGTCTGCTTAAGAAAGTTCCGAAGTGATTGTGAACATTACAATTTTACTTAGATTCACTGACATGATCGTGTGCAACGATCGCTTGATCAACAATAAATTTCGAAATGATCGtttatatttcctttaaattttaaggTCTATCTCGATCAGCTAAACTTCATAATTTTTTACCCGTTATAAATAGCttgcaaaaatttctctttttgtttgattttaagtTACGATCGCTCGATCAgcaataaatttctatttctattttcgATTTCTATCACCTAATAAATTTACTTCATATTGCTTTTACCAATTATAAATTGCTTGCAAAAATGTTCTGCAGATACGATCACTTAATAAGCAATCAATTTCGAAATGATCGTCAAAATTTCCtttacattttaaactttatttcgatcagtttaaaatttaaacttcatatTTTCTTACACAGTTTAAATGGATCGTCAAAAAGTACACATTTTATTAGTCTTGTGCTACGATCATACGATCAACTAAATTGTCTACGAATGCTTTATCGGTATCTTACTgcttattttatacaaaatatcaaGTGTTCGCTAAAATCTATTCAGaaactttgaaaattattttaaatgttttttaaagaaatttgttcaGGATCTTTAAAAGTGATCGTGATCActcttaaattcaatttaaattttaaactttttataagaaatttcacACGATCGACTCGTTATATAAAAGGGCGCTCGTGAAAATTCAGTAAATGCATGACAATATCACGATAGGATCTAATTATCtgtagtatagactagtctatggtctagtctatagtttagtttatagcctagtcta
The window above is part of the Lucilia cuprina isolate Lc7/37 chromosome 6, ASM2204524v1, whole genome shotgun sequence genome. Proteins encoded here:
- the LOC111684068 gene encoding protein kinase 4, with the protein product MSQYLNSPAMNMYKKRERTQNWNHQEKKFLLDLCRKDMRIIENKRLDAGLTAVKNKAWKIIHQKFSNQFGTDRTCNRLKEQWRRMKACTRNEILDYNNRLTRFGPEVADRKKPSPFTFEVWEFMQEAKKVCKSEALDGIDYSKIPLALEEDFEYREEDHNNEDDHDMDDSSRTPPQDLCDVDIKEETNETLNDTYLEGDKLNSYSPPPHRMTHSDLDRSSMHSPTNLSTNEDNNAAAGGNAAYLPQGGNDLSGFQPGFNMNNISATLEALNALRSGQFPSAAAAAAAALQNNFAAAAQQQQQQQQQQQQQQQQQQDSDEQMMPAKRPRTSSISNGNGASSISGDLDENPNNNSNTCLTSAPSLSSLHNNNNNNNNNMKTSSMDSSPELRAFMEMQNKEHMMRMRILEVQLQAAKYSRDLVEINKTLALQKLQEYASKRLTTT